From one Populus alba chromosome 17, ASM523922v2, whole genome shotgun sequence genomic stretch:
- the LOC118036830 gene encoding rust resistance kinase Lr10-like: protein MFLDDYRSLNPTRYSYADLKRITNQFGDELGQGAYGTVFKGKLTNEIDVAVKLLNNSIGKGEEFINEVGTMARIHHVNVVRLIGFCADGFRRALVYEYLPNGSLQKFITSADSRNHFLGWERLNRVALGIAKGIEYLHQGCDQRILHFDIKPQNILLDNEFNPKIADFGMAKLCSKDKSAISMTTARGTVGYIAPEVFSRNFGSVSYKSDVYSFGMLVLEMVGGRKNVDDTAENGDQIYFPEWIYNLLEKEEDLRFHIDGEEDAKIAKKLAIVGLWCIQWNPAERPSMKTVVQMLEGEGENLTKPPDPFSSSVPKRTSAGRMPARRLHQELAAISEIE from the coding sequence ATGTTTTTGGATGATTACAGATCACTGAATCCCACGAGGTACTCCTACGCTGATCTCAAGAGGATCACAAATCAATTCGGTGATGAATTGGGCCAAGGAGCTTATGGAACCGTGTTCAAAGGAAAGCTGACCAATGAAATTGATGTAGCTGTGAAGCTCCTCAATAATTCCATAGGAAAAGGGGAGGAATTCATCAATGAAGTGGGAACAATGGCAAGGATCCACCATGTCAATGTTGTTCGCTTGATCGGTTTCTGTGCTGATGGATTTAGACGAGCTCTGGTTTATGAGTACTTGCCAAATGGTTCATTACAGAAGTTCATAACCTCAGCAGACTCAAGGAACCATTTCCTTGGCTGGGAAAGGTTGAATCGTGTTGCTCTAGGCATAGCCAAGGGGATTGAATATCTTCACCAGGGGTGTGATCAAAGAATCCtccattttgatatcaaaccaCAGAATATCCTGCTTGACAACGAATTCAATCCCAAAATCGCCGATTTTGGGATGGCAAAGCTGTGTTCCAAGGATAAAAGTGCTATTTCCATGACGACTGCTAGGGGGACTGTTGGCTACATTGCCCCAGAAGTGTTCTCGAGGAACTTCGGGAGTGTTTCCTATAAATCAGATGTTTACAGCTTTGGCATGTTAGTGTTGGAAATGGTTGGAGGAAGGAAGAACGTCGATGATACAGCAGAAAATGGCGACCAGATATACTTCCCGGAATGGATTTATAATCTcttagaaaaggaagaagacctGCGGTTTCATATCGATGGAGAAGAAGATGctaaaattgcaaagaaactAGCAATTGTGGGGCTATGGTGCATTCAGTGGAACCCAGCAGAGCGTCCTTCCATGAAAACTGTTGTCCAGATGCTTGAAGGGGAAGGAGAAAACTTAACAAAGCCTCCTGATCCTTTTAGCTCCTCTGTCCCTAAGAGAACCAGCGCAGGCCGCATGCCAGCGAGACGTCTTCACCAAGAGTTGGCAGCCATCTCAGAAATAGAGTGA
- the LOC140954770 gene encoding uncharacterized protein → MNVLFACYIAFLLQLFVFQTCHSRNFTAHCAPSSCGNIQNISFPFRLHTDPQSCGNNNYTLICENNISTVLYLYSGKYYVQAINYDNFTIRVVDAGVQDNCCSIPRYSLAPDDFSDGDPYTSYNYKLVPLSLPMVFMSCENTVNSPLYVDTAPYGLNYGSVNYSNSSHSNYVTLGGMNASDLMELCTIDKIYLLPKKNYTDNYSFEEIHSDLAYGFELSWYNIYCGKCRSGCYLDSADRRRCFGLTQ, encoded by the exons ATGAACGTCCTTTTTGCTTGCTACATAGCTTTTCTTTTACAGCTATTTGTCTTCCAAACTTGCCATTCTAGGAACTTCACTGCTCATTGTGCTCCTTCTTCATGCGGCAATATCCAAAACATAAGCTTCCCTTTCAGACTACACACTGATCCACAAAGCTGCGGAAACAATAATTATACTCTGATTTGCGAGAACAATATTTCTACAGTATTATATTTGTATTCAGGTAAATACTACGTGCAGGCAATCAACTACGATAACTTCACAATCCGAGTGGTAGATGCTGGTGTACAAGATAATTGCTGCTCCATCCCTCGTTATTCTTTGGCACCTGATGACTTCAGTGACGGAGATCCATACACATCGTATAACTACAAGCTGGTGCCGCTATCACTGCCTATGGTTTTCATGAGCTGTGAAAATACGGTGAATTCTCCTCTTTATGTGGACACGGCTCCGTACGGCCTTAATTACGGATCAGTAAATTATTCCAACTCTTCTCATTCGAATTATGTGACTCTTGGGGGCATGAATGCCTCGGATTTGATGGAACTGTGCACCATAGACAAAATATATTTGCTTCCAAAGAAGAACTACACAGACAATTACTCCTTTGAAGAAATACACAGTGACCTGGCATATGGGTTTGAGCTTTCATGGTACAACATCTACTGTGGAAAATGCAGAAGTGGTTGCTACCTCGACAGTGCAGACCGTCGTCGGTGCTTTG GATTGACACAGTGA
- the LOC118036824 gene encoding rust resistance kinase Lr10-like codes for MPVRYSYSDIKKITRGFKEKLGEGGFGTVYKGKLRSGRFAAVKLLGKSKANGQDFINEVATIGRIHHTNVVQLIGFCAEGSKRALVYDFMANGSLDRHLFSREGSISLSWQKLHQISLGVARGIDYLHLGCDMQILHFDIKPHNILLDENFTPKVSDFGLARLYPTNGSITSLTAARGTIGYMAPELFYKNIGRVSYKADVYSFGMLLLEMAGKRKNVNALAENSSQIYWPYWVHDQVSDGKAIEIGDDATEEERKIVKKMIMVGLWCIQMKPMDRPTMKNVVEMLEGDLENLQLPPKPVFSLDVTPPNIEGESSSLSGDSTESTSLVENAY; via the coding sequence ATGCCAGTAAGGTATTCCTACTCAGATATCAAGAAGATTACTAGAGGTTTCAAGGAGAAATTGGGTGAAGGAGGCTTTGGTACAGTTTACAAAGGAAAGCTTCGCAGCGGGCGTTTTGCAGCAGTAAAATTGTTGGGAAAATCAAAAGCTAATGGACAGGATTTCATAAATGAAGTTGCTACCATAGGAAGGATTCACCATACTAATGTGGTGCAGCTAATCGGTTTTTGCGCCGAAGGATCAAAGCGAGCTCTTGTATATGATTTCATGGCTAATGGATCTCTTGATAGACACTTGTTTTCTCGAGAAGGATCTATCTCTTTAAGCTGGCAAAAACTGCATCAGATTTCCCTTGGAGTGGCTCGTGGTATCGACTATCTTCATTTAGGTTGTGACATGCAAATACttcattttgatatcaaacctCACAACATTCTTCTCGACGAAAATTTCACTCCAAAAGTTTCTGACTTCGGGCTCGCTAGGTTGTACCCAACGAATGGCAGCATAACATCTCTTACTGCAGCAAGAGGCACCATAGGATACATGGCTCCTGAATTGTTCTACAAAAACATTGGACGTGTCTCCTATAAAGCTGATGTTTATAGCTTCGGAATGCTGCTATTGGAAATGGCAGGCAAAAGGAAAAATGTAAACGCGTTGGCAGAAAATTCAAGTCAAATCTACTGGCCATATTGGGTTCATGACCAAGTATCTGATGGAAAGGCCATAGAAATCGGAGACGATGCTACGGAGGAAGAACGTAAGATCGTCAAGAAGATGATTATGGTTGGATTGTGGTGTATACAAATGAAACCCATGGATCGACCTACAATGAAGAATGTCGTAGAGATGCTTGAAGGAGATTTGGAAAACTTGCAATTGCCTCCTAAGCCTGTCTTCAGTCTAGACGTGACGCCACCAAACATTGAAGGAGAGTCATCATCGTTGTCAGGTGATTCTACCGAATCAACCAGTTTGGTTGAAAATGCATACTGA